In the genome of Fusobacterium necrogenes, one region contains:
- a CDS encoding transglycosylase SLT domain-containing protein, whose translation MKKFILIFLIFIYFDKSFSYVNQDYTLFLTGKKAYYKKDYAVAQLNFETLLKTFPSSAILSNNYAYFFIGMNYYKLGDYKNAAYYLEKAVYISSSLLNDNYETEKLHIFAERDFSLGDSFLKIGDKNKAMIYLNRVSSDVYYPFVARYEKKALEILKDFSSTYKAKLELKFEYNFDMIDEFYTTDLLKIAKFYVSKKEYIKADEFYSLLLSKKNLSIEEKELIYKDYFELLIEKKDYKKVLDLTQNYNKEFKDMFKYYRGIAFYKKRDFSRALFLFNSVKDGEFYSKANYYSAGIYFAIEDYKSSLDNLKNVKEKNIIVDSMMAFCYIYIGDQKASFSAAKNIVQKYPNTYSSLYFKKYLESGKISINNLNSLENLMNFSDLILKDQKFLPRDFIPKADSLEIKQLSDIANLKDRDILRVAFIKSSFAKKNTTEATLATTLVLENGNFYELAFKNSFKSLNNFSEYNNLIGYNFPLYYKDIIQECSKTYDVPQELIYTIIHTISEFNPYYISKDSKFGIMNISYNENSSLDFFELFDVKNNIQEGTKILKDLLTKYEGSKIKTLIAYVYGEEYVNLLFFGDNNDINLSSIVIPEERFFLQNMFITYIFYLKLYSF comes from the coding sequence ATGAAAAAATTTATTTTAATTTTTCTTATTTTTATATACTTTGATAAAAGTTTTAGTTATGTCAACCAGGATTATACCCTTTTTTTAACTGGAAAGAAGGCTTATTATAAAAAAGATTATGCTGTAGCACAATTAAATTTTGAAACACTTTTGAAAACTTTCCCTTCTTCAGCAATATTATCTAATAATTATGCTTATTTTTTTATTGGAATGAATTATTACAAATTAGGAGATTATAAAAATGCTGCTTACTATTTAGAGAAAGCTGTTTATATTTCATCATCTCTATTAAACGATAACTATGAAACTGAAAAATTGCATATCTTTGCTGAAAGGGATTTTTCTCTTGGTGATTCGTTTTTAAAAATAGGGGATAAAAATAAAGCTATGATTTATCTAAATAGAGTAAGTTCTGATGTATATTATCCTTTTGTAGCTCGCTATGAAAAAAAAGCATTAGAAATATTAAAAGATTTTTCTTCTACCTATAAAGCTAAATTAGAACTAAAATTTGAATATAACTTTGATATGATTGATGAATTTTATACTACAGACCTATTAAAAATAGCTAAATTTTATGTTTCTAAAAAAGAATATATTAAAGCTGATGAATTCTACTCTTTGCTTTTAAGTAAAAAAAATCTTTCTATAGAAGAAAAAGAATTAATATATAAAGATTATTTTGAACTCCTAATTGAAAAAAAAGATTATAAAAAGGTTTTAGATTTAACTCAAAATTACAATAAAGAGTTTAAAGATATGTTCAAGTACTATAGAGGTATCGCTTTCTACAAAAAAAGAGATTTTTCAAGAGCTTTATTTCTTTTTAACTCTGTTAAAGATGGTGAATTTTACTCAAAGGCTAATTATTATTCTGCAGGTATCTATTTTGCCATTGAAGATTACAAAAGTTCTTTAGATAATCTAAAAAATGTAAAAGAAAAAAATATTATTGTAGATTCTATGATGGCATTTTGTTATATTTATATTGGCGATCAAAAAGCTTCATTTTCAGCTGCCAAAAATATAGTACAAAAATATCCCAATACATATTCAAGTCTCTATTTTAAAAAATATCTTGAAAGTGGAAAAATATCTATCAACAATTTAAATTCTTTGGAAAACTTAATGAATTTTTCAGATTTAATCTTAAAAGATCAAAAATTTTTACCTAGAGATTTTATTCCAAAAGCTGATAGTCTAGAGATAAAACAACTCTCTGACATAGCTAATTTAAAAGATAGAGATATCTTAAGAGTAGCCTTTATTAAAAGTAGTTTTGCTAAAAAAAATACGACTGAAGCAACTCTAGCTACAACTTTAGTTCTAGAAAACGGAAATTTTTATGAGTTAGCATTTAAAAACTCATTTAAATCTTTGAATAATTTTTCTGAATATAATAATCTTATAGGTTATAATTTTCCTCTATATTATAAAGATATTATTCAAGAATGCTCTAAAACTTATGATGTTCCACAAGAGTTAATTTATACAATTATACATACTATATCAGAATTTAATCCTTATTATATATCTAAAGATTCAAAATTTGGTATTATGAATATTTCATATAACGAAAATAGTTCCTTAGATTTCTTTGAATTATTTGATGTAAAGAATAATATTCAAGAAGGTACTAAAATTTTAAAAGATCTTCTCACTAAATATGAAGGAAGTAAAATAAAGACATTAATAGCTTATGTGTATGGAGAGGAGTACGTAAATCTTCTATTTTTTGGAGATAATAATGATATCAATCTTTCATCGATTGTTATTCCTGAAGAAAGATTCTTTTTACAAAATATGTTTATAACCTATATATTTTATTTAAAACTCTATAGTTTTTAA
- the mutL gene encoding DNA mismatch repair endonuclease MutL, which translates to MGKIKILDESVSNIIAAGEVVENPASMIKELLENSLDAESKNIRIEVKNGGRDVIISDDGIGMLQDDLLLSIERHATSKISKKDDLYNLYTYGFRGEALSSISAVAKLSISSRTADCEVGSRITVLGGKVTSLKDIQRNRGTTIEISELFFNTPARLKFLRKVTTEYMNIKDIVIQEALSNPEVAIVLVLDGKVSIKTSGNGIDNTIIEIFGKNILKNMKKFKLGYLGNGAIYRSSKDSIFIFVNGRIVKSKIVESAVIDGYYTKLMKGKYPFAIIFLEIEPRNVDVNVHPSKKVVKFADEEAIYNYVLKEIEKSLARDDNFVSPTFQEKVEKAESKFLDFSEFEKFIPVKSEPQQLQELLKKDSEKEKTTEKEVKSSDYDKEELGIISKKIVDQNIAEEEINYSKEERNYDRFINNEKEIKEKVNLESFEIKEELKDKELEVNFRVIGQVFDTFILVERDGVFEVYDQHIIHERILYEKLKAKYYGTEVSMQQLLVPIRITIDPRERELIFEKEYELLKAGFEIDRFSDNEILIRAIPMLEFKESIENIFRNILKNIKENKNIDIRENILISMSCKGAIKAKEKLSQDEMEKIIKELHQIGEYTCPHGRPIIVKITKDDLEKLFKRK; encoded by the coding sequence TTGGGAAAAATAAAAATATTAGATGAGTCTGTTTCAAATATTATTGCTGCTGGTGAAGTTGTAGAAAATCCAGCTAGTATGATAAAAGAACTCTTAGAAAACTCATTAGATGCAGAGAGTAAAAATATTAGAATAGAGGTAAAAAATGGTGGAAGAGATGTAATTATATCAGATGATGGGATAGGAATGTTACAAGATGATTTACTACTTTCTATAGAGAGACATGCAACAAGTAAAATTTCAAAAAAAGATGACTTGTATAATTTGTATACTTATGGATTTAGAGGAGAGGCTCTTTCTTCTATAAGTGCAGTAGCAAAACTAAGTATTTCATCTAGAACGGCTGACTGTGAAGTAGGATCACGTATTACAGTTTTAGGAGGAAAGGTAACAAGTTTAAAAGATATACAAAGAAATAGAGGGACTACTATTGAGATAAGTGAATTGTTTTTTAATACTCCAGCTAGATTGAAATTTTTAAGAAAAGTAACTACGGAGTATATGAATATAAAAGATATAGTTATACAAGAGGCTTTATCTAATCCAGAGGTTGCTATAGTTTTAGTACTAGATGGAAAAGTGAGTATAAAGACAAGTGGAAATGGAATAGATAATACAATAATTGAAATATTTGGAAAAAATATATTAAAAAATATGAAAAAATTTAAATTGGGATATTTGGGAAATGGTGCTATATATAGAAGTAGTAAGGATTCTATTTTTATCTTTGTAAATGGAAGAATAGTAAAATCTAAAATAGTTGAAAGTGCTGTGATAGATGGTTATTATACAAAGCTTATGAAAGGAAAGTATCCATTTGCAATAATATTTTTAGAGATAGAACCAAGAAATGTAGATGTAAATGTACATCCATCTAAAAAGGTTGTGAAGTTTGCTGATGAAGAAGCTATCTATAATTATGTTTTAAAAGAAATTGAAAAATCATTAGCTAGAGATGATAATTTTGTTTCTCCTACATTTCAAGAAAAAGTAGAAAAGGCTGAGAGTAAATTTTTAGATTTCTCAGAATTTGAAAAATTTATACCTGTAAAATCAGAACCGCAGCAACTACAAGAGCTGTTAAAAAAAGATAGTGAAAAAGAGAAAACTACTGAAAAAGAGGTAAAGTCATCTGATTATGATAAAGAAGAATTAGGAATAATTTCGAAAAAAATAGTTGATCAAAATATAGCTGAGGAAGAAATAAATTATTCTAAAGAAGAGAGAAATTATGATCGTTTTATAAATAACGAAAAAGAAATAAAAGAGAAAGTTAATTTAGAGTCTTTTGAGATAAAGGAAGAGTTAAAAGATAAAGAATTAGAAGTAAATTTTAGAGTGATAGGTCAAGTGTTCGATACATTCATTTTGGTTGAGAGAGATGGAGTATTTGAAGTTTATGATCAACATATAATTCACGAAAGAATTCTATATGAAAAATTAAAAGCTAAATACTATGGAACTGAAGTTAGCATGCAGCAACTTCTTGTACCTATTAGAATAACTATTGACCCAAGAGAAAGGGAGCTTATTTTTGAAAAAGAATATGAATTATTAAAAGCAGGATTTGAAATTGATAGATTTTCAGATAACGAAATACTTATAAGAGCTATTCCTATGCTAGAGTTTAAAGAGAGTATAGAAAATATTTTTAGAAATATTTTGAAGAATATTAAGGAAAATAAAAATATTGATATAAGAGAGAATATTCTAATATCTATGTCTTGTAAGGGAGCTATAAAAGCAAAAGAAAAATTAAGTCAGGATGAGATGGAGAAAATTATAAAAGAGTTACATCAAATAGGAGAATATACATGTCCACATGGTAGACCTATTATAGTAAAAATAACAAAAGATGATTTAGAAAAACTTTTTAAAAGAAAATAA
- the rlmH gene encoding 23S rRNA (pseudouridine(1915)-N(3))-methyltransferase RlmH, with product MNINIVCIGKVKDKYIIEGINEFLKRMQSFAKMKVVELKEDGNDNNRNISIEKESEDILKTLEKLGGYNILLDIQGRSYSSEEMANEVEKIIVKGASTINFIIGGSYGVSQKVRDSSHLRLSFSKMTFPHQLMRLILIEQIYRWFSIINNGKYHK from the coding sequence TTGAATATAAACATAGTATGTATAGGGAAAGTGAAGGATAAGTATATTATCGAAGGAATAAATGAATTCTTGAAAAGAATGCAATCTTTTGCTAAAATGAAAGTAGTAGAGTTAAAAGAAGATGGAAATGATAATAATAGAAATATTTCCATTGAAAAGGAGTCTGAAGATATATTAAAAACTCTTGAAAAATTAGGAGGATACAATATTCTTTTGGATATACAAGGAAGGAGTTATTCTTCTGAAGAGATGGCTAATGAAGTGGAAAAGATAATTGTAAAAGGAGCTAGTACAATAAATTTCATAATAGGGGGCTCTTATGGTGTTTCACAAAAAGTAAGAGATAGTAGTCATTTGAGACTTAGTTTTTCAAAAATGACATTTCCACATCAATTGATGAGATTAATTTTGATTGAACAGATATATAGATGGTTTAGTATAATAAATAATGGGAAATATCATAAGTAA
- a CDS encoding DUF1934 family protein has product MKKFIIKSTDNYGEKNFEIVSGELQDQNDQLIYKYTSKLGKCKLIFSKRKVSILRQGEVFTKIDIDLDKKTEFCYVTKEIKKYFEVVGEEISIDREKKISKVSYKIYEGIEELNKITVAIRSY; this is encoded by the coding sequence ATGAAAAAATTTATAATTAAAAGCACTGATAATTATGGAGAGAAAAATTTTGAAATAGTGAGTGGCGAATTACAAGATCAAAATGATCAACTTATCTATAAGTATACAAGTAAACTTGGTAAGTGTAAATTGATTTTTTCTAAAAGAAAGGTAAGTATATTAAGGCAAGGAGAAGTATTTACAAAGATAGATATAGATTTGGATAAAAAAACAGAATTTTGTTATGTAACTAAAGAGATAAAAAAGTATTTTGAAGTAGTGGGAGAAGAGATTAGTATAGATAGAGAAAAAAAGATATCAAAGGTTTCATATAAGATTTATGAAGGAATAGAGGAGTTAAATAAGATAACTGTAGCTATAAGAAGTTATTAG
- a CDS encoding tetratricopeptide repeat protein: protein MKKFIYLCLVLLLSSCTSLESFKSNFNLNGKKKENESEKSLNTYNELETQQIILNSSAPAGILTDISNSLKRGYVREYNSSYRSDYEVYVGDTLSIPLALGEDSYNVFFAPLGTSYEIEIREGKLFFRGIYQGNYEIMLYSSGSFSRKILIKNKLKYEFTEQNNYEVIVESYKNSNMKALSDSVAVHRIAFPNSFRDKEISFLLIDLAGRDGNAKIIKEEIDFLQKYTKLDEYDKLNIVNSLKLIQDKNFEISSALLEFNPSYMNLNQEIAKLIMIKENPTQDEIIFMENLYRVTPMLDSNLGNFIGNWYIKNGDAMKGAMYLNANDGNGGNLPLTTPIIPNQSINMDQVVTPEDLEAQNYTQYLTFFEEGKKRFEKENYVEAGIYFEKALELNKNYVEQKEIYFYLGESYFKTGNYSEAIKDYKNSLNLEKNDEKKAEIYYNIGMAYDKLGDKEQAVNYLTYVRQNYANSPWSVKSSLYLLQQMQQNPKNKK, encoded by the coding sequence ATGAAAAAATTTATATATTTATGTTTAGTTCTACTATTGAGTAGTTGTACAAGTTTAGAAAGCTTTAAATCTAATTTTAATTTAAATGGAAAGAAAAAAGAAAATGAATCAGAAAAGAGTCTAAATACATATAATGAATTAGAAACTCAACAAATTATTTTAAATAGTTCAGCTCCAGCAGGAATACTTACAGATATATCAAATAGTTTAAAAAGAGGGTATGTAAGAGAGTATAATAGTAGTTATAGAAGTGATTATGAAGTATATGTAGGAGATACTTTATCTATTCCTTTAGCTTTAGGAGAAGATAGTTATAATGTATTTTTTGCACCCTTAGGTACTTCATATGAAATTGAAATAAGAGAGGGAAAATTATTTTTTAGAGGAATATATCAAGGAAACTATGAAATAATGTTATATTCTTCAGGATCATTTAGTAGAAAGATACTTATTAAAAATAAATTAAAATATGAATTTACAGAACAAAATAATTATGAAGTAATAGTAGAAAGCTATAAAAATTCTAATATGAAAGCTTTATCTGATAGTGTAGCTGTCCATAGAATAGCTTTTCCAAATAGTTTTAGAGATAAGGAAATATCTTTTTTACTTATAGATTTAGCTGGAAGAGATGGAAATGCTAAAATCATAAAAGAAGAGATTGATTTTTTACAAAAATATACAAAGTTAGATGAATATGATAAATTAAATATTGTTAATTCTTTAAAACTTATACAGGATAAAAATTTTGAGATAAGTTCAGCTTTGCTTGAATTTAATCCTTCATATATGAATTTAAATCAAGAAATAGCAAAACTAATAATGATTAAAGAAAATCCAACTCAAGATGAAATAATTTTTATGGAGAATCTATATAGAGTAACTCCAATGCTTGACTCAAATCTTGGAAATTTTATAGGAAACTGGTATATAAAAAATGGAGACGCTATGAAAGGAGCTATGTATTTAAATGCTAACGATGGAAATGGTGGAAATTTACCTTTGACTACTCCAATAATACCCAATCAATCTATAAACATGGATCAAGTAGTTACTCCAGAAGATTTAGAAGCTCAAAATTACACACAGTATCTAACTTTTTTTGAAGAAGGAAAGAAAAGATTTGAAAAGGAGAATTATGTAGAAGCAGGAATATATTTTGAAAAAGCTTTAGAACTCAATAAAAATTATGTAGAACAAAAAGAGATATATTTTTATTTAGGAGAGAGTTATTTTAAGACTGGAAATTATTCGGAAGCTATAAAAGATTATAAAAATTCTTTAAATTTAGAAAAAAATGATGAAAAAAAAGCAGAAATATATTATAATATAGGAATGGCATACGATAAACTTGGAGATAAAGAGCAAGCTGTAAATTATTTGACGTATGTGAGACAAAACTATGCTAATTCACCTTGGAGTGTAAAAAGCAGCCTATACCTCTTACAGCAGATGCAACAAAATCCAAAAAATAAAAAATAA